The nucleotide window ACGCCAGGAAGCCATGAGATCTCTCTGCAGGTCAACGCTCCGTTGACAGACAATGGGGCGACGCCAACGAGCCTTGTAATCTACTACGAGGGATCCGATGGGATCGTTCATGTGGTAAATGTGGCGCACCCCACCGTGTCTCAGCAGGGGGTCTGGAGCTACACGCTCAGTGGCCTTACGAACGGTGAGTCTTATCAGGTGTGGGTAGCCTTTGGCAACCAGGATGGTGAGATAGGTCAGGCTGGCCAGGCAACGGACGTGGCCACCACCGGAACGAGCCTCACTCCATATACGCCGTTCCCGAGTACCGCCCCGACCACGGTTGTCAGTGCCACACCCGTGCGTAGCGGAACCGTCAATGTAGGATTTACCGCGCTACCGACTGTGTACAACCCGCAGTATGTGATCAGCTACCATACGAGTGGAGGAACCATCGAGACCATGGTCGTTCCGTCAACGACGACACCTTCGGGTGGACTCTACACCGTCCCGGTTACGGGTTTGACCAACGGGGATAGCTACACCTTCACGGTTACGGCCTATGCCGGCTTTGTCAACAACTCTGGTGCGAATGGAAGCCTTACCGAAGGTAGCGCGACTGCTACTCCCTACGGGCTTCCAGGGTCAGTCGTAGTGAGCTCGCTGACGACGGTGAGCGACGGCTTTTCCATGGGATGGTCAGCGCCTGCTGATGGAGGTACTTCGATTACCGGCTATAGCTACACCGTTTCAACGAGTACGGGTGTCGCCGATAGTGGCACGACTACCTCGACGAGCTTGAGTCTGAGTAACTTGACCAACGGGACTGACTATACAGTGAGCATCTATGCCATGAATGAAGTCGGGAATGGTCCAACGACCACCCTCTCGGTCATTCCAGAGTCAGCGGCACCGAAGGTGACGAATCTCGTGGTCACTCCGACGGCAGGGAACGCCTCGGTCTCGCTTTCGATCCCTCAGGCGACTGAAGGGAATTCGTCGAGCGCGATCACCGGCTATGAGTACCAGTATGGTCCGACAAACGTTGGCTTTGACAGCGGTTGGATCCAGGTCCCCTCGACGGAGACCGGCACGAACCCGATTGTCACCGACGTGACGGGTCTAACGAATGGTACTGAGTACTCGTTCGAGGTCCGAGCTCTCTCAGGGACGGTGGCGAGCGCCTATCCGACGGTGGATGCGACTCCGACGGCCCCTGCTGCAGTGGTTCCACCGAGCACTAGTCCTGGTGGGGTGACCACGATCACTCGTACCATTACAGTGGTTGAACCGTCGACTTCATCGTTGTCGGTCACCCCTTCGACCTCATCTTCGGTCGTAGACTCGGTCCCGTATGCGATGGTAGCGGCGGACGGTGGGTATTTCAACCATGGCGCACCGTATGACAACTCGCTCCCTGGGGAGAACATAGCGACAAGTGACATTGTCGGAGGTGCCCCAGCAGGTACGAACGGGTACTGGATGGTGACATCCAATGGCACGGTGTACGACTTTGGTTCGGCGCACTCCTTCGGGAACGTCACCAATCTCTCCGGCAAGGTCATTGGCATGGCCTCGACCCCAGATGGTGGTGGCTATTGGGTTGCGACAAACACGGGTAACATCTACGCCTTTGGTAACGCGGCCGACTATGTCGGAGTCTCGAAGTACGGCATCACGGGCTTGACTGGTTCACGTCCACTCAATGCGCCAATCGTAGGCATTGCTGCTTTGCCTAATGGCAACGGGCTGTACCTGGTGGCCGCTGATGGTGGAGTCTTTAACTTCGGGTCAGCTGGTCTCTATGGCACCACGTACTCGTTGGGGCTGACGGGCTTGACTGGTTCACGTCCACTCAATGCGCCAATCGTTGGTATTGCGGTTGATCCAGAGGGAACGGGTTACCTACTCATAGCCGCTGATGGTGGTGTCTTCAACCTTGGTTCGGCCCAGTTCCAGGGAAGCACCTACACCTACGGTATTACTGGTCTGACGGGAGATCACCCGCTGAATGCCCCGATCATCGGCGGAGCCTTTGGGCCAACGGTGAATGGCAAACAGGGGTACTACCTCTTCGCCGCCGACGGTGGAGTCTTCAACTTTGGCTCGGCCCCGTACGAGGGTTCAGATGCAAGCCTTAAGCTTGCCAAGCCAATGGTGACTGGCTTCGTCTTCCCGTCGTAGGGTACGAACTCCTGCTACAGGCATTAAGGGGAAGAACTTCGGTTCTTCCCCTTAATGCTGTTTGGCGCTATCAAGGAGCACTCGAAGCTCTGGTAACGATTGAGCTGCCTTTGCTTTGAGAATGAGCTGCCAGGAGGCGATCTGGCTTGGGTCGGCCGTTGATAGTCGCTCTTTGACGGTCGCGATTGCGCATTCTGGATGAGCAGGTACAAAGTATGAGCCAATGGCGAAGGGAAAGAGGTTTTTGCGGACGTAGCGATCAGGCTCACGGTCGTGATCGAAGAGCAGTGCGAGAATGGGCCGAGCCTCTTCGCAGGTGAGTCGCGCGGCAAGGTAACCACTTGCAACAATACCAGCTCGTAAGATGCAGGGATTGGTGTCACCGAGGAGTTTGGTAAGTTCAAACCTACGGGTCTCCGCGACGAAACCGTCGAGCGCGGTGGCGATGCCTTCAGCCGCCCACTCCCTGACCTCCCAGTTCTCATCATCAGCGAGCCTACGGAGCAATGCCATGACTACAGCGAGATGTGCTGTTGCCAGGTCTGGTGCGAGTTGTGCGGCGAGTTCTCGTGCATTCGGGCTCGGATGAGCTACTAACCACTCGACCTCGGTTAAGGTGCACTGGGTGCGGAGTGCGCTGGCAGCTTGTCGCTTCTCTCGGGCCGTCGCGGTGTTCCCATGATGGGGACGTGCGTGCTGGTCAAGTTCGTCGATGGTGGTTACCAGCGTCGGGCGTGGTGCCCAACGATGATCGGTGGGTGGAGCTTGTGCGTCCATGGGCGAGTAGTTTACTGGGACTGGTTAGCTCGCAAAACCTTTGATCACTGCCACTCAGGATCCTCGGCACTTGGCTCTTCTCCAGAGTGTCGAAGGGCGGAGATCGCGATGATGTAAGAAGCAAGGGCTAAAATCGCTGTTGCGCCGAGGAATGCCTCTCCATCGCCGAGTGTGAGATCCGCCAGCGTGGCAACGAAGGCACCGAGCACCCAGGAGAGTTGAAAGTAGGACTCGTAGCGGGCAAAGAGTCTCCCATATTCATGTTTCGCCATCGAGGTTTGGACGCTGGCATCGAAGGCGATCTTCGCGCCGCCCGCGGCGACGCCGAGGACAAATGCGATCAGAATCGCTCCTGCGATACCGATGTGGAGGGTTGCTGCGACAAATGCAACGGCCACAATGGCGATGGTTCCCAGTATCACGATGGTGGTCTCACCGAGTTTGCGTCGAACAAGGGGTGTCAACTGGGTCGCGAGGGCTGAACCGAGTGCGCTCGCGGCTAAGGCAGCTCCGTAGAGCCAGGTTGGGCTGTGCGCCCCTTTGAGTGCGAACGCCAAGAGAAAGACGAAGAAGCCTACCTGTCCGCGTAGAACGCTCATAAGCAGCGAGAGCGTCAGTGTCTGTGCATAGGCGGGCCCGCTGGGACGGCGTCTCTTGGAACTTCTATTTCGTGGTTGGTCTGGCGTGCGAACCGGTAAGTGTTTGATCAGTGCACGAGATTCATAGATGAACAGGCTGAGGGGGATGAGTTCGACAATGAGGTCGTACTGCGCCCCGAGAAAGGGAGTCTTTAAGATTCCCGCACCTATCACGCCGGCGATGGCACCAGCGATGGCCGCTAGCAGGGTGA belongs to Ferrimicrobium sp. and includes:
- a CDS encoding MFS transporter — its product is MQPHSHRRVTERSKVWLTNYFDASSPLGILRRIHALSISSDTLMTVALAGSLFFSISPDEARSKVTLYLLFTMAPFAVLAPLISPLIDRGPRVRRIVVIVSGIVRFVGVFLMIFELRSLLLFPLALMNLVASKAYLVSKSSLIPELLDSDSRSQLGSLVKTNANITLLAAIAGAIAGVIGAGILKTPFLGAQYDLIVELIPLSLFIYESRALIKHLPVRTPDQPRNRSSKRRRPSGPAYAQTLTLSLLMSVLRGQVGFFVFLLAFALKGAHSPTWLYGAALAASALGSALATQLTPLVRRKLGETTIVILGTIAIVAVAFVAATLHIGIAGAILIAFVLGVAAGGAKIAFDASVQTSMAKHEYGRLFARYESYFQLSWVLGAFVATLADLTLGDGEAFLGATAILALASYIIAISALRHSGEEPSAEDPEWQ